The Neoarius graeffei isolate fNeoGra1 chromosome 10, fNeoGra1.pri, whole genome shotgun sequence genome has a segment encoding these proteins:
- the acer1 gene encoding alkaline ceramidase 1 isoform X2, translating to MVLDMFLGGILSNEKMAGMFSYESSEVDWCEDNYRHSENVVEYFNTMSSFIFFVVAPIMLYLLHPYAKERNLAVHLVWLMMIFVGLFSMYFHMTLSFMGQMLDELSILWVLAIGYSVWFPRKHFPHFVKDRTTFCRLVLVSTVVTTLLSFVKPTANAYALNFFALHILYSVCVEVKSCTDQRVLRLARASIGLWALAISCWISDRFGCSFWQKLNFCYLHGIWHILIVVATAYGSTLIAYLDASLEIPYSYPDLQYWPRNNWALGLPYIALKVTPKTQKNC from the exons aTGGTGCTGGACATGTTCCTGGGAG gcatcCTGTCCAATGAGAAAATGGCAGGCATGTTTTCTTACGAGAGTTCTGAAGTGGACTGGTGTGAAGACAATTACAGGCACTCTGAGAATGTTGTCGAGTACTTTAACACG atgagcagcttcATCTTCTTCGTAGTGGCTCCTATAATGCTCTACCTGCTGCACCCCTATGCTAAGGAGAGGAACCTGGCCGTGCACCTGGTGTGGCTCATGATGATCTTCGTGG gcctgTTCTCCATGTACTTCCACATGACCCTGAGCTTCATGGGGCAGATGCTAGACGAGCTGTCCATCCTCTGGGTTTTGGCCATCGGCTACTCTGTCTGGTTTCCACGCAAACATTTTCCACACTTTGTTAAAGACAG GACCACATTCTGTCGCCTGGTCCTGGTGAGCACCGTCGTCACCACGCTGCTGTCGTTTGTCAAGCCCACTGCCAATGCCTACGCCCTCAACTTCTTCGCCCTGCACATCCTCTACTCGGTGTGTGTGGAGGTAAAGAG CTGTACAGACCAGCGGGTGCTGCGTTTGGCACGCGCCTCCATCGGCCTGTGGGCACTCGCCATCTCCTGCTGGATCAGCGACCGCTTCGGCTGCAGCTTCTGGCAAAAGCTCAACTTCTGCTACTTGCATGGCATCTG GCACATCCTGATCGTGGTTGCTACGGCGTACGGCAGCACGCTAATCGCCTACCTCGACGCCAGCCTGGAGATCCCGTATTCTTACCCTGACCTGCAGTATT
- the acer1 gene encoding alkaline ceramidase 1 isoform X1, giving the protein MVLDMFLGGILSNEKMAGMFSYESSEVDWCEDNYRHSENVVEYFNTMSSFIFFVVAPIMLYLLHPYAKERNLAVHLVWLMMIFVGLFSMYFHMTLSFMGQMLDELSILWVLAIGYSVWFPRKHFPHFVKDSRTTFCRLVLVSTVVTTLLSFVKPTANAYALNFFALHILYSVCVEVKSCTDQRVLRLARASIGLWALAISCWISDRFGCSFWQKLNFCYLHGIWHILIVVATAYGSTLIAYLDASLEIPYSYPDLQYWPRNNWALGLPYIALKVTPKTQKNC; this is encoded by the exons aTGGTGCTGGACATGTTCCTGGGAG gcatcCTGTCCAATGAGAAAATGGCAGGCATGTTTTCTTACGAGAGTTCTGAAGTGGACTGGTGTGAAGACAATTACAGGCACTCTGAGAATGTTGTCGAGTACTTTAACACG atgagcagcttcATCTTCTTCGTAGTGGCTCCTATAATGCTCTACCTGCTGCACCCCTATGCTAAGGAGAGGAACCTGGCCGTGCACCTGGTGTGGCTCATGATGATCTTCGTGG gcctgTTCTCCATGTACTTCCACATGACCCTGAGCTTCATGGGGCAGATGCTAGACGAGCTGTCCATCCTCTGGGTTTTGGCCATCGGCTACTCTGTCTGGTTTCCACGCAAACATTTTCCACACTTTGTTAAAGACAG CAGGACCACATTCTGTCGCCTGGTCCTGGTGAGCACCGTCGTCACCACGCTGCTGTCGTTTGTCAAGCCCACTGCCAATGCCTACGCCCTCAACTTCTTCGCCCTGCACATCCTCTACTCGGTGTGTGTGGAGGTAAAGAG CTGTACAGACCAGCGGGTGCTGCGTTTGGCACGCGCCTCCATCGGCCTGTGGGCACTCGCCATCTCCTGCTGGATCAGCGACCGCTTCGGCTGCAGCTTCTGGCAAAAGCTCAACTTCTGCTACTTGCATGGCATCTG GCACATCCTGATCGTGGTTGCTACGGCGTACGGCAGCACGCTAATCGCCTACCTCGACGCCAGCCTGGAGATCCCGTATTCTTACCCTGACCTGCAGTATT